The genomic DNA TTCATGACATCCTCCCTTCATTTGGTTGTCCTCGAACAAGTTCTCCCTATTGGACACTATAAAAGCTGGGCAAGAGTTTTCTACCATGTTTATTGCACAGGGGATGTCATAATTTTCACTACATTTTTCATTCTATTCGCGAGAGGCGATCGTAACCGAATCGACCTTCCATCCCAGGGCTTACACACCGAATTTTATCGGGACTGCGAAGACTTTCAGTAGGTGATTTGAATCGAGAGCACAGTTCATTCGCTTACACTTTGCTCCTCGCTTGAGAGTTGTTTCCTGACGCAGCATACTCGTCGAACTGCTGCCAGGTTTGATGCTCCGCTGCAATCCTGTTGATGGCGATGATCGTCGCCAAATGTCACATCGAGAACATAGTGCTGACTGTTCTCAATACTCCAATGACGCCGGATTGCATTCGTCAGAAACTTTGCTCGCACGGGATGAGAGCTCACAAAAAATCGGGACTCCCAACTCTCCTTTCCCTTGATCGTTCGTGCAGAAACTATGATCGCCAGTGTTTTTAAATCACGTCACTTTTCACGCTGAGGATGATCTTTCGGTATCTCGACCACTTGACAGAAGTGGTCGAGATACGACCGTGTCCCGCTGCGAAACTTTCAAACATACGATGCTTCATGTTCGTGAAATAACTCTCCTGGGCAGGCTCCAACAAGCCTGCATGTCGTCGATGAGAGAAGACTGGTTTCCGTCAAACCAATGGTTAGCAATCAAATACGGAGAGTAAGTACGTAATGCTCTTTTTGTTCTCTTATTTGTGCAGCAATCTCTTTCTGGCAACCCATCGTCCGAATTCGGTGTGTGTGCCGGCAAACGAAGAAGTTTGCTGAGGAGACCAGTGATCGCGAAAAAAGTCCTGCGATCCATATTCACAATCGAGATACGAAATACACAAACTAGTTCGTGAAACCGTGGAATCAGCGGTCATGAAAACGAATCCGTTACCGAAAGCTTCACTGAACCTGAATGGTCGCTGCGAGCGGTTTATCGAGACGATCAAACTGGAGTGCCCCAATAAGTTTATTGTGTTCCGGAAGAAGCATCTTGATTATCTGACGGACGAGTTTACGAGTTATTACAACATAAATAGAAGCTACACGGAGCGGGATCATCTGCCGCCGATCCGGGTGGAACCTGATGAAGTGGCGACCATTCCCATCGAACAGATTGAGGTTCGAAAATACGTCGGCGGCTTGAGCAGTCAGTCCATAAATTTCTCAATCTCAAAATGCCGCATTTTCCCCACTTCAAACTCTCACTCCGATTCATATGAGCGAATTTTCTGCGTTTATACCTTCAACTGTCGGTTGGTAATACTTGTTAACTTTGCTATTTTCTTTCTATCGTATTCTGGATCATCGATCAAATTCGATGTATCGAAGACGGGCGTGCACAAGGCGTTGGACGCGGAGCCGCCGGTCGCGTCGTTCCTGAAGTTAATGTTGATTTGCGGCGGCCCAGTCAACGCCAACGTTCTCTTAAAAGATTTTAGCCAACCCAACAGTTCATTATGCCTGTCACGTTAGAGGAAGCGAAAAGTCGGTATCCCGAGGCCAAGACCTTCAAATTTGGCGACAATCGTGCACTCTGTGGTCGGCTCCTATCACTTGTTCGCTTAGGTAAGAAGAAAGCAACGTGTGGAGCACTCAGAGATTTTAAAAACGGCACGGAGTCCATGCCTGTAATTGGAAGAAGGGACATAGCACTCGATTGGGATGGCACACCAGCACTTGTGATTGAGACAACCGAATTATCCATCCGCCGATTTTGTGATGTAGATACAGATTTTGCATTAGCTGAAGGGGAAGACGAAACGCTCGAAGGTTGGCAGGCGGGGCATCGGGCATTTTTTGGTCGCAACGGTGGCTGGCAATCAGATATGGAATTGGTTTGCGAACGCTTCTGTATGATCGAAGATTTTGCCAAACCGTCACACTGACATATCGAGACAATCTGTGCGCCGAACGAAGAGGAGAACGAGGCGGTGCTGGACAACAGGCGACCTGAATCAAAGTGATTCGTTGAAGACGGTCGGAAAACTGGTTGAGTTTTACGTTTCCCAACACAACTCGCATCTACCACACTCGGCGTTCTGCGGATAACCCCTTGATGAGATGTACTTCGGAACCGACATTGGTGTACTAGAGAAACTGGAAGCTGCACGACAAACGACACGGCAGCAACGCCTGATAACAAATCGAGTTCTGAATTGTCAGAGATGCGAGGATCTGGTCGTGATCGAATGTTAATACAGGCAGTTGAATGGATACGGATTTCGAAAGAGCAGGGGACTGAAAGTTGGAACCGATTCCCTAAAGACTGCAGACGATTGAGTGACCAGTCACGACCAAAACGGTAAACTCTCGGATTGTCGGGAATCCAGATAGAAAAGATCAGAATATCATGACAAACAACAGGGCTTAGTACGTTCATACCACACTTCTAGAGTTCGATTCTACATGCATTATCATGTCTGATTGAGCGAATGCGATTGATTTGCAAGAATAAGTATGGAATTTTGAAACTAATTTGGATGATCTCAGGAGTTGGTGTTGGGAAATATTGGCTGGATCTGGTCTACCGTTCTGACTCTAGAACTGGTGTTTATCGTACGAGCTATCATTCGTCCGCATCGATCACCGGCGTCTCGCATCGCATGGGTCGTCGTTATTGGAGTCATCCCTTTTCTGGGTATATTTCTATACGTGCTGTTTGGCGAGACGAACATCGGATATCGCAAAAAGCAACGAGTCCTCCAGGTTCAGGAAAAGCTCAGGTTATTTGACGTTTCTGATGTGGAAGTCGCTGCGCGGCTTCAGAAAGTTCCCGAAGAGTACCAAATGCTATTTCGGACTGCAGGATCGATCTCTCGCTTTCCTGTTGTAGCAGGAAACGTTGGGAAATTGTTCTCCGATTCCAACGAAACAATTAGCAGCATAATCGCGGATATTGACGCCGCTAAGCAACATGTGCATATCGTTTTCTATATCTGGCTGGCCGATAACAATGGTTGTCGTATGGTCGAAGCCCTGATCCGTGCAAGCAAACGGGGGGTTATCTGCCGTGTGATCGTTGACGAAATGGGATCACGCGATCTTATTCGTTCACGGCAGTGGATGAAGATGAAGTCGGCGGGAGTGTTTGCTACGACTTCTATGCCGATTGGGAATTTTCTTTTGAAACCTCTGAGAGGACGAATTGATCTTCGCAACCATCGCAAGATCGTGGTGATTGATGATTGGATTACTTATTGCGGCAGTCAAAACTGTGCTGACCCAGAATTTCGGATCAAAGCTAAGTATGCTCCGTGGGTTGATGCAGTCATACGCTTCGAAGGTCCTGTCGCCCAACAGAACCAGCATTTATTTGCCAGCGATTGGATGACACACAGCACTCAGGATTTGAGCGACATCATCTCACAACCGCTACGTGAAAGTCATGGATCGATCATTGCCCAGGCATTTGGGACCGGTCCCACCGTTCGGGATGCAGCGATGTCAGAAATGTTCGTTTCGATGATGTATGCTGCGCGGCAGGAAATTATAATTACAACGCCCTACTATGTCCCGGATGAGTCTATGCAACACGCGGTGCGTGCGGCTGCACATCGGGGAGTCAACACTACAATCATCTTTCCGGCCAAAAATGATTCTCGAATTGTGGCTGCTGCCAGTGAGAGCTACTATCCCGAGTTGCTCGACGCAGGCGTGAAGGTTTTTGAGTTTACTGCTGGATTGTTGCACACAAAATCGTTTACGGTCGATGGGTGCGTGACGTTAATCGGTTCGGCAAACCACGATCGTCGCAGTTTCGATCTGAATTATGAAAACAATATTCTCTGCTACGACAGCAAGATTACCGGGGAGGTTAGAGACTTACAGTTGATGTACTTGTCGAAATCCGATCCGGTTACCGAAGAGATGGTTGCGGAATGGTCATTGATCGATCGTCTGTGGAGAAACTCGATTGCAATGTTGGGGCCACTATTATAAGCGTTTGCCTTTCTGTGGTAACGCTGAAGGAGTTGCTTGGAATGGGAATTGTAATTTTCCTATAGCTGGATAATTACACTCACTCTTTCTCATAGGAGAACCAGAATGCTGATTTCTCGGTATCGATGAACACTGCAATCTGCCAGAATGTTGTGAGAATCAGCAGGGCTTGATCGAGAGATAGGCAGTTCGTTCAAATTTGGATTTGAAATATACTGATATTGTTTCAAATATATGAAATCCTCAGTGTTATGCCTCCAACCGTAAGCTGGAATATTTTGTCAACTTTGCTATTTTCTATATAGCTTATTCTGGATCAGAGATCACATTCGTTGCACCTGAGGGTACGTTTATTTTGGGTACTTGATATACATCTGGGTAAAATAATATTTTCCATCGGCTTGTGACCACATTGCACCAATCCCAATAAACTCCTGTTCTGGATTCATAAGATTTTTACGGTGTCCTTCACTTTCCATCCAACCATTAATCGCTCTTTGAGCAATTTGTTGCGACGGAGCATCTTTTTCGATGGTTTTCCTGCTGACGTTCTCAGACCCACCCCAATAATACAGATCCATGTCTTTGGCCGCAGCTGTTCTTCGTGCTGAAGCATACGACTCAGTACCTTTCACACCATGATTGGTATCAAGCTGTTTGACCATCTGTGCGGTCCAGTCTCGAGCGTATGACGAGAGTATTCTTGAGATCTTCACGGGAGCGATGCCTTCCAGTGCCCGTTGCTCGTTTGTCATGCGGAAGACTTCTCGCTCGATTTCGGAGAGATTAGACTGGGGATCGAACCCCACATATTCCTGGAGACTCAGGCTTTGGCTTTCATCAACATCAATTTCCTGAAAGTGAACCCTTGCAAATTCAAGATCTAGATCTCGTCGATTGAGCAGATACTCGGTGGAAGAAAGTTGTCCGTCCACATTCGCATCTCTGCGGATAAAGGCTTCCCGAGTAAAATTCTGGGCCTGCAATGTTACGGGCATTACCAGAAACACGGAAAAAAGTGAACAGAAACAGATAGCGGATAAGGGTCTCGACATCGCATTCTCCTATTTATGATTTGAGCTTTACGCATCCTGTTGAAATGATACGACAGGATACATTTGGTCATTTTTTACTGATGGAATTATTCAATAACCCATTGAGTATTATTATTCGATTCCAATTCTGTATTCAGCTTCCAATCATCTTTGTTAGGCGCATACAAATACTGATTGTTGAAAACATTCTTCAAACGAATTGTCTGTCCTTTTAGCACAGGTCGACCCGTTTGCTGTGACTGTGCAGTGGGGGTCTCACCGGAGGTAATAACCCAGTGAGAGTGTTTGTCTTTTTCCGTCCAGTAGTAAACACCATCGCCAAAGACACCCAGGAAGTTGTATGATTTCCAGTTATTTGGCCAGGCCTTCATCTCGGTTGCCTTGAGGAAGACGGTGTCTCCATATTTCAATGGAACGGCATTATTATCATGTGGCTTTTTGAGTAATAATGGCTCAGCCGAATCTTGACCTCTTGTCAGAGGATAGTAATACGACTTGCCTCCATAACTGATCCCAAGGTATCTTGATGCTCCTTCACTCTTCAGCTTCACAGTACTGCCATTCATGACCTTTTGCTGAGCAAGACAGGTATCCCCGTAAAGAGTTGACCACGCAAAGCTGGCTATCATGGACACAAATAACAATTGATTTTTCTTAGAAAAAATGTGATGTATCATCTTAAACTTCTCCTTCTTGGCGGGGGTGGTGCGATTTAGCAAAAGTGAATATGCGTTAGGTTGCAATAGCACCTGATAGGAAATTTACTAACGCACTGGTATTACACATATTGTGATATAAAGCTTATCAGACGATTCAGAAGCCCCAATAACGTAGACGGTATTTTCTGGTGTCATTAAATTGCCCCAGTGTTGAGCAGAAGAACGCATGAGCGTGATCATGTTTTCCAATGCAACGGGATCATTCTTTTGGATGACGAAACAGGACTCACTGTGTCGGTAATGGTCATCCAACTGATATCCCATGCCTGTTAATTTGCTTTCAATTTCGTTGAATCTTATGCTTCCCAGCCAGTGGGCATCGAGCGGATTTCCCGTTTCTTCAAACTTCACACTCTCTAAAAACTGGCAGTGGGCATCTGCAGGTGCAGAAAATTCATTATGATATTTTGCCTTCGCCAGACCTCCCGATTCGCGAGACTTATCAAGTATTTTCATCAGGTCAGCTTTGGCTTTGACGAGAGTTTCCGGTGGGCTTGTCCGTTTCAGATGGTAAGTCGTGCCTGGATATTGAATTTCAATTGTATCGTTGCCTGTTTGCACCATAATTACAGACGAGTTGGCAGGATCTTTCTGCTGGCCTTGGGAATCGGTAGTTCCAGCATAAACGTATTGATTTTTATTATCTGGGTTTTTAGTAAACTGCGATGCCGATTGACGTGTATCGGTCATCTTCACTCCCAGATCAGTCTGAGTGATTTTGACGCGGCTACCACGTCTGACAGGAAAGTCCTGGA from Rubinisphaera italica includes the following:
- a CDS encoding ISAs1 family transposase; translated protein: MAIIVSARTIKGKESWESRFFVSSHPVRAKFLTNAIRRHWSIENSQHYVLDVTFGDDHRHQQDCSGASNLAAVRRVCCVRKQLSSEEQSVSE
- a CDS encoding ASCH domain-containing protein gives rise to the protein MPVTLEEAKSRYPEAKTFKFGDNRALCGRLLSLVRLGKKKATCGALRDFKNGTESMPVIGRRDIALDWDGTPALVIETTELSIRRFCDVDTDFALAEGEDETLEGWQAGHRAFFGRNGGWQSDMELVCERFCMIEDFAKPSH
- the cls gene encoding cardiolipin synthase — its product is MLGNIGWIWSTVLTLELVFIVRAIIRPHRSPASRIAWVVVIGVIPFLGIFLYVLFGETNIGYRKKQRVLQVQEKLRLFDVSDVEVAARLQKVPEEYQMLFRTAGSISRFPVVAGNVGKLFSDSNETISSIIADIDAAKQHVHIVFYIWLADNNGCRMVEALIRASKRGVICRVIVDEMGSRDLIRSRQWMKMKSAGVFATTSMPIGNFLLKPLRGRIDLRNHRKIVVIDDWITYCGSQNCADPEFRIKAKYAPWVDAVIRFEGPVAQQNQHLFASDWMTHSTQDLSDIISQPLRESHGSIIAQAFGTGPTVRDAAMSEMFVSMMYAARQEIIITTPYYVPDESMQHAVRAAAHRGVNTTIIFPAKNDSRIVAAASESYYPELLDAGVKVFEFTAGLLHTKSFTVDGCVTLIGSANHDRRSFDLNYENNILCYDSKITGEVRDLQLMYLSKSDPVTEEMVAEWSLIDRLWRNSIAMLGPLL
- a CDS encoding CAP domain-containing protein; the protein is MSRPLSAICFCSLFSVFLVMPVTLQAQNFTREAFIRRDANVDGQLSSTEYLLNRRDLDLEFARVHFQEIDVDESQSLSLQEYVGFDPQSNLSEIEREVFRMTNEQRALEGIAPVKISRILSSYARDWTAQMVKQLDTNHGVKGTESYASARRTAAAKDMDLYYWGGSENVSRKTIEKDAPSQQIAQRAINGWMESEGHRKNLMNPEQEFIGIGAMWSQADGKYYFTQMYIKYPK
- a CDS encoding transposase — protein: MKTNPLPKASLNLNGRCERFIETIKLECPNKFIVFRKKHLDYLTDEFTSYYNINRSYTERDHLPPIRVEPDEVATIPIEQIEVRKYVGGLSSQSINFSISKCRIFPTSNSHSDSYERIFCVYTFNCRLVILVNFAIFFLSYSGSSIKFDVSKTGVHKALDAEPPVASFLKLMLICGGPVNANVLLKDFSQPNSSLCLSR